Proteins from one Ipomoea triloba cultivar NCNSP0323 chromosome 1, ASM357664v1 genomic window:
- the LOC115995795 gene encoding GATA transcription factor 25-like, protein MQPTSAPWHFPSGGDCAAGKEEPTNNAGIGYEVQCIEGGAIGGFDGVEVPGPYGSVFTAADSAAAYAPDQLTLSFRGQVYVFDAVTLEKVQSVLLLLGGYEYTPGAYPTQRENTDYSARCSDPKRAESLNRFRQKRKERCYGRKIRYNIRHEVAVRMQRRKGQFASKNTIAGNAVMESGQDDNSHQEIWCTHCNTSSKATPMMRRGPAGPRTLCNACGLFWANKGTMRVLPKRRCSNTLTEMEDGDEDEDDSDSDYGIPLPLRYNIDYMASSAGDSSAVLSPERGCQQS, encoded by the exons ATGCAGCCGACGAGTGCGCCGTGGCACTTTCCCAGCGGCGGAGACTGTGCGGCCGGCAAAGAGGAGCCTACTAACAACGCTGGGATCGGCTATGAAGTTCAGTGTATCGAAGGCGGCGCTATCGGTGGATTTGACGGCGTTGAGGTCCCCGGCCCTTACGGCTCTGTGTTCACGGCTGCGGACTCGGCCGCGGCTTACGCTCCCGACCAGCTCACTCTCTCGTTCCGAGGTCAAGTCTATGTATTCGACGCTGTTACCCTGGAGAAG GTCCAATCAGTGCTTTTACTTTTGGGTGGATATGAATACACTCCAGGAGCATATCCAACGCAGAGG GAGAATACTGACTATTCAGCCCGGTGTAGTGATCCAAAGAGAGCTGAATCTCTGAATAGGTTTCGTCAGAAGAGGAAAGAGCGGTGCTATGGAAggaaaataagatataatatccGTCATGAAGTTGCAGTCAG GATGCAGCGTAGGAAGGGTCAATTTGCATCAAAGAATACTATTGCTGGCAATGCAGTGATGGAATCTGGGCAGGACGATAATTCACACCAAGAAATTTG GTGCACTCATTGTAACACTAGTTCAAAGGCAACTCCTATGATGCGGCGAGGACCAGCTGGCCCAAGAACTCTTTGTAATGCTTGCGGTCTTTTTTGGGCAAACAAG GGGACCATGAGGGTTCTTCCAAAGAGAAGATGCAGCAATACTTTGACTGAAATGGAG GAtggagatgaagatgaagatgactCTGATTCTGATTATGGGATACCTCTACCTCTACGCTATAATATCGATTACATGGCTTCATCTGCTGGTGATTCCTCAGCTGTTTTAAGCCCTGAAAGAGGATGCCAACAGAGCTAA